A genomic segment from Nicotiana tabacum cultivar K326 chromosome 9, ASM71507v2, whole genome shotgun sequence encodes:
- the LOC107769134 gene encoding pentatricopeptide repeat-containing protein At4g30700-like, translated as MIYRTIASIAQRDRSFFVSLINQATTLSQLNQTHAHLIRHSLSTDLITITKLTHKLFDFKAISKAKNLFTTFNKTNPPDLFLYNVLIRGYSKNNLPFESLSLYLQLIKNTTLKPDNFTFAFIVSAFCSNEYEKVGILIHGHVLVSGFSKDVFVGSALVGMYMNFSRISYAYKMFDEITERDGVLWNTMVSGLVKNCCFEESIRVFGDMVARGMRFDSTMLAVVLTAVAELQELRNGMSIHCLVVKMGYHSHEYVLTGLISLYSKCGDVSAAKLLFRMIREPDLISCNAMIAGFCFNNENESSVRLFRELLVQGEKVNSSTIVGLIPVSCPFGHLNLISSIHGFCVKSGMVSNPSVSTALTTVYSRLNEMELARRLFDESPQKSLASWNAMISGYAQNGLTEMAISLFREMQKLDIHPNPVTITSILSACAQLGTLSMGKWVHDLIKKEKFESNIYVLTALVDMYAKCGNIEEARQVFDSIGEKNVVTWNAMISAYGLHGRGREALVLFDEMLDSGVSPTGVTFLCVLYACSHAGLVEEGEKLFHSMIHDHGIEPLSEHYACMVDLLGRAGKLENALEFIYRMPLEPGAAEWGALLGACMVHKNMDLARLSSDKLFALDMGSVGYYVLLSNIYSADRNYFQAASVRKVLKNKNLAKTPGCTLIEVNGHQHVFTSSDQSHPQAAPIYAKLEELMEKMREAGFHAETSTALHDVEEEEKELMVKVHSEKLAIAFGLLTSEPGTEIRIIKNLRVCVDCHNFTKFVSKVTDRVIVVRDANRFHHFKDGECSCGDYW; from the coding sequence CACCTGATCTTTTTCTTTATAATGTCCTCATTAGAGGCTACTCAAAAAACAATTTGCCTTTTGAATCTTTGTCCCTTTATTTACAACTTATCAAGAATACAACACTTAAACCTGATAATTTTACCTTTGCTTTCATCGTTTCGGCTTTTTGTTCAAATGAGTATGAAAAAGTTGGGATTTTGATTCATGGGCATGTGTTAGTTAGTGGATTTAGTAAAGATGTGTTTGTTGGGTCGGCATTGGTGGGTATGTACATGAATTTTTCAAGAATTAGTTATGCGTATAAGATGTTCGATGAAATTACTGAACGAGATGGTGTTTTGTGGAATACAATGGTTTCTGGGTTGGTGAAGAATTGCTGTTTTGAGGAGAGTATTCGGGTTTTTGGCGATATGGTTGCAAGGGGGATGAGGTTTGATTCTACTATGCTGGCTGTGGTACTTACGGCTGTTGCTGAGTTGCAGGAGTTGAGGAATGGAATGTCGATACATTGTTTGGTTGTTAAAATGGGTTATCATAGTCATGAGTATGTTCTTACTGGTTTAATTTCTTTGTATTCGAAATGTGGTGATGTTTCCGCGGCTAAATTGTTGTTTAGGATGATAAGAGAGCCGGATTTGATCTCGTGTAATGCGATGATTGCTGGTTTCTGTTTTAATAATGAGAATGAATCTTCGGTGAGGTTATTTAGAGAATTGCTTGTTCAGGGGGAGAAAGTTAATTCAAGTACCATTGTTGGTTTGATTCCTGTTTCTTGTCCTTTTGGACATCTGAACCTCATAAGTTCTATCCATGGGTTTTGTGTGAAATCTGGGATGGTCTCAAATCCTTCAGTTTCTACTGCTTTGACTACAGTTTACAGCCGGCTCAATGAAATGGAATTGGCTCGGAGGCTCTTTGATGAATCCCCACAAAAAAGCTTAGCTTCATGGAATGCCATGATATCTGGTTATGCCCAAAATGGGTTGACAGAAATGGCTATATCTCTCTTTCGCGAAATGCAGAAGTTGGACATACATCCAAATCCTGTCACAATCACGAGTATACTTTCTGCATGTGCTCAACTTGGAACATTAAGTATGGGAAAATGGGTCCATGACTTAATAAAGAAAGAGAAATTTGAGTCAAACATTTATGTATTAACGGCTTTAGTTGACATGTATGCAAAGTGTGGGAACATTGAGGAGGCGCGGCAAGTATTTGACAGCATCGGGGAGAAAAATGTGGTTACTTGGAATGCCATGATTTCAGCTTATGGTCTCCATGGACGTGGTCGAGAAGCACTGGTGTTGTTTGATGAAATGCTTGATTCTGGAGTTTCCCCAACCGGCGTCACTTTCCTTTGTGTATTGTATGCTTGTAGCCATGCCGGCTTAGTAGAAGAAGGTGAGAAATTATTCCACTCTATGATTCATGATCATGGCATTGAGCCTTTATCTGAACATTATGCCTGCATGGTGGACCTTTTGGGCCGAGCTGGAAAACTAGAAAATGCGTTGGAATTTATTTATAGGATGCCTCTTGAGCCAGGTGCAGCCGAGTGGGGTGCATTACTCGGTGCATGCATGGTCCACAAAAATATGGATTTGGCTCGCTTGTCTTCGGATAAGTTATTTGCGTTGGACATGGGAAGTGTTGGATACTATGTTTTACTTTCAAACATCTACTCAGCAGACCGTAATTATTTTCAAGCTGCTTCAGTTAGGAAAGTTCTTAAGAATAAGAATCTAGCAAAGACCCCTGGGTGCACTTTAATTGAGGTTAATGGACACCAGCATGTCTTTACATCCAGCGACCAGTCACATCCTCAAGCAGCGCCTATTTATGCAAAGCTGGAGGAGCTGATGGAAAAGATGAGGGAAGCTGGATTTCACGCCGAGACCAGCACAGCGTTGCatgatgttgaagaagaagagaaggagttGATGGTCAAAGTTCATAGTGAGAAGTTAGCTATTGCTTTTGGGCTTTTAACATCTGAACCTGGAACTGAAATCAGAATCATCAAGAACCTAAGGGTTTGTGTGGATTGCCATAATTTCACCAAGTTTGTCTCCAAGGTTACGGACAGAGTTATTGTTGTAAGGGATGCCAACAGGTTTCATCATTTCAAAGATGGAGAGTGTTCCTGTGGGGATTATTGGTAA